The Hyperthermus butylicus DSM 5456 genome includes a region encoding these proteins:
- a CDS encoding glycerate kinase type-2 family protein, with translation MGRFIRNRGVLERSWLHGVVLDSLEAALEHVHPSSVIPRWVTRFDSGCVKVRGAGGFCPGAVYVAGFGKAAPSMARALINVLGADFVEAGMVIGPPGGGGRIGPIEVLEGDHPIPGSRTLEASRRLLDFLRELPRDSLLFLLVSGGGSALFEVPAAGVELEDVAVATKLLMAAGADIYELNTVRKHLSAVKGGQLLRYIAAERVVSLILSDVPGDDPSLVASGPTVPDPSTFRDALRVLSRYGLLDRIPVRARRRLEAGAAGAARETLKPGDPLASKAINIIVARNLDALTAAAALLESHGVAAVVLTDTLRGEAREAGRVLASLAEAAARGLPAYPRRARLVAVIAGGETTVTVRGRGVGGRNQELCLSLALEASKLRILERYVAACIGTDGVDGASPAAGAIVDEQLPRELEEKQLDPKAYLDNNDTYTLFSRLARTVDTGGYTGTNVNDVTVVVVERQEA, from the coding sequence TTGGGAAGGTTTATCCGTAACCGGGGCGTGCTTGAGAGGAGTTGGCTTCACGGTGTTGTCCTCGACTCTCTTGAGGCTGCCTTGGAGCATGTTCACCCCTCCAGTGTTATTCCAAGATGGGTTACCCGGTTCGATTCTGGCTGTGTGAAGGTTAGGGGTGCTGGCGGGTTCTGCCCCGGAGCCGTTTACGTGGCCGGTTTTGGTAAGGCTGCACCGTCTATGGCCAGGGCTCTCATCAACGTTCTCGGCGCCGACTTCGTCGAGGCTGGCATGGTTATTGGGCCTCCCGGTGGTGGGGGGCGTATCGGGCCCATCGAGGTTTTGGAAGGTGATCACCCTATTCCCGGCTCTCGGACGCTGGAGGCTAGCCGTAGGCTGCTGGACTTCCTCCGGGAGCTTCCGCGGGATAGCCTACTATTCCTCCTCGTTTCGGGCGGCGGTAGCGCCTTGTTTGAGGTACCCGCGGCGGGGGTTGAGCTGGAGGATGTAGCTGTTGCTACCAAGTTGTTGATGGCGGCTGGCGCCGATATCTATGAGTTGAATACTGTGCGAAAGCACCTCTCAGCGGTTAAGGGTGGCCAGTTGCTCCGCTACATAGCTGCTGAAAGGGTCGTATCACTGATACTGAGTGATGTGCCCGGCGACGACCCGTCCCTTGTGGCTTCGGGGCCTACGGTGCCGGACCCATCAACATTCCGGGACGCCCTCCGGGTACTATCCAGGTATGGGCTTCTGGATCGTATCCCTGTGAGGGCTAGGAGGCGCCTTGAGGCGGGGGCTGCTGGCGCCGCGAGGGAGACCCTGAAGCCTGGCGATCCTCTAGCCTCTAAGGCGATAAACATTATTGTTGCTAGGAATCTTGACGCGCTTACCGCCGCGGCAGCCCTGCTGGAGTCGCACGGCGTAGCAGCAGTAGTTCTAACCGATACGCTGCGGGGGGAGGCTAGGGAGGCTGGGAGAGTCCTAGCATCACTCGCCGAGGCCGCCGCCCGGGGGCTACCTGCATACCCCCGCAGAGCCAGGCTCGTAGCTGTTATTGCTGGCGGCGAAACCACGGTGACTGTTCGCGGCCGAGGTGTTGGTGGGCGAAACCAGGAGCTATGCCTCTCCCTAGCACTTGAAGCCTCAAAACTTAGGATACTCGAGAGATACGTGGCCGCATGCATAGGCACCGACGGCGTTGACGGGGCTAGCCCCGCTGCAGGAGCCATAGTGGACGAGCAGCTCCCCAGAGAGCTTGAGGAAAAGCAGCTAGACCCCAAAGCATATCTTGACAACAATGATACATACACCCTCTTCTCAAGGCTCGCCAGGACCGTGGACACCGGCGGCTACACAGGGACAAACGTAAACGACGTTACGGTAGTGGTTGTCGAGAGGCAGGAAGCCTAG
- a CDS encoding type II toxin-antitoxin system VapC family toxin yields the protein MERYGLDFEDAVHLAVAMRNGVTEIVSNDSDFDSTPLRRVF from the coding sequence ATGGAGAGGTATGGGCTGGATTTTGAGGACGCTGTACACCTAGCCGTTGCCATGCGTAATGGTGTCACTGAAATAGTTTCAAACGACTCAGACTTTGATTCTACTCCACTACGTCGCGTCTTCTAG
- a CDS encoding ABC transporter ATP-binding protein: protein MSNGFIVEAHGLGKAYGSLCVFRDVSFSLGAGEALLITGPNGSGKTTLLMIVAGFKEPSWGSVAVFGRELARLSRAERARLRRWIGFVFQEPVLIDSLSALDNVVLAGVLAGLEAGEARRAAQRILEQLGIGSRAFEKAGRLSGGERKRVELARALVRKPRLLLVDEPFAMLDETASRLVREALESYVEEGGALIAAMPRSTGVSSSLPWRGL from the coding sequence TATGGCTCTCTCTGCGTCTTCCGCGACGTGAGCTTTAGCCTTGGGGCTGGCGAGGCTCTACTCATCACCGGCCCTAATGGCTCCGGGAAGACTACCCTCCTCATGATCGTTGCTGGGTTTAAGGAGCCTAGCTGGGGTAGCGTAGCGGTCTTCGGACGCGAGCTTGCTAGGCTGTCGAGGGCTGAGAGGGCGAGGCTGCGTAGGTGGATTGGGTTTGTTTTTCAGGAACCTGTTTTGATTGATAGCTTGTCGGCGCTGGATAACGTGGTTCTAGCTGGTGTACTGGCGGGGCTCGAGGCTGGCGAGGCTCGGCGGGCGGCGCAGCGTATCCTGGAGCAGCTCGGCATCGGGAGTAGGGCGTTTGAGAAGGCTGGCAGGCTTAGTGGTGGAGAGCGGAAGAGGGTTGAGCTTGCCCGTGCCCTCGTTAGAAAGCCTAGACTGCTGCTGGTTGACGAGCCTTTCGCAATGCTGGATGAGACTGCATCCCGCCTAGTACGGGAGGCCTTAGAGTCCTACGTGGAGGAGGGTGGAGCCCTCATAGCAGCTATGCCTCGCAGTACAGGTGTCAGCTCCAGTCTACCCTGGAGGGGGTTGTGA
- a CDS encoding AbrB/MazE/SpoVT family DNA-binding domain-containing protein: MSSSGATIVRVDGKGRVTLPLEVRRRLGLREWSKLRLFIDEESKRIILEVEAGVAERFYGAFPAKQWPRDVDEAVAEAVVKAWLGDT; the protein is encoded by the coding sequence GTGTCTAGTAGTGGGGCTACAATCGTTAGGGTCGATGGTAAGGGTAGGGTCACGCTACCCCTCGAGGTTAGGAGGAGGCTTGGCCTACGAGAGTGGTCTAAGCTAAGGCTCTTCATCGACGAGGAGTCTAAGCGTATTATACTAGAGGTGGAGGCAGGGGTTGCAGAACGGTTTTACGGTGCCTTCCCCGCTAAGCAGTGGCCACGGGATGTTGATGAAGCTGTAGCGGAGGCTGTGGTTAAGGCATGGCTAGGAGATACGTAG